The genomic interval GTGAATAACTTTTGTGTTTTTGGGTTTACAAAAGGGGCAGCAAAATACAAATATGGTAAGATTATTTATTTCACAAGGGAGGgagtttttcatttttctatctaaaatccaaataaataataacgGCTTCTCTTTGTTTTAAATGACAGCGTAGCTTTTTATTTAAGGCGTTGCTCatatgtttataataatgcagaAGCAATTCAGGCAGCCAAATGTTAAGCAACTAAATGTGCCTAAGAAAGAGGATTCTTCTCAAGGACAGGCCTTTCCATCTGCTGGCAATGATGAAGGAAATGTTTCGGACCGTGCAGTTCTTGCATCAGAAATGAAAATTCAACATGAACCAGTAACTAATAAAGAAAAATCCATCTCTGTTCATGATAGGTTAAGGATACCTGTTTCCTATGATGATGATTTGCTTGGAGAGACTCCAGTCAATGATGCAACCCGACTCTAGAAAGAAAGTGTGGCCTTCGTCACTAGACAAGTTCTCCTTCTTTGATGGAGGTCTACCGATGCATCTCTTTCATTTTCGTCTGCTAAGGCTGCATTCTTCTCTCCCGCATTCCTTTTTGCTCTCTCCACCCTTTCCGCATTTCTTTTCACTTTCGAGGAGTTCCAAGGTGTTCCTTGTTTCTTTTATTTACAGTTGACTAACATTGTCACAAGTGTCTTGTTAGATTTTCTGCTTTAACATGATGGGTGAAGTTTTGTACTTGCCTCAAATGGATATGGATTTATCGAATGATGACTGAACTTTCTCCctttatgaattttatgaaaaagCAGAACTGCACGGCCTTTTGGGAATTCACTGTAACTGCTGAGTATATAAATTATCATgcaatttcataatttttataacCATCACATCAATTGACAATGTGCGCAAGAATTATTGGAATGTTCCCAAGGatttgaattttatactaacttttaatgtaaaatatgtataaataaataagatgtATCAAATTAACTTAGTAGCACAACAAATCAGTAAAATTGGCTGCAAATGAGACAATCTTTTTTATCTTATAGACGGTGTatgtcatatatttttgaattataaacaaaataattaatagtttGTTCAAAATAGTATATGCATTTTAAGTAGATTTTCTTGTCTTCAAAATCTATTGATGTTTGAGGGGATACAAAAAGGAAAAAACTACATTTCTTTGAGTACTTCTATGACTCTTAATATAAAACACACCTTTGGTATTTATaacaaattctaaaaaaattacaaatttaataaaattatgattGGTTAAATCAAGAACCATACAAAAAGCATCTAAAGAAATGTACCTAACTTTTATCTTCATAAAAATTTCAAgagagatttttgaaattttttgtctGCTTGATTATATTTCTCTTCCATCCAAATTTCTGAACTAAaagacattttttattaatacccTTCTTCTCTCATCTCAGTCGAAAAGATTTTTTAAAGATACTCTGTTCTTTTGATTTTGCAAATTGAATATATTGAGTTTACGTGACCTCAGTGTGATCACAGCCTCACAGGTGCTTATTATAAGATGCTAGATTTCATGTAatcttttgaatttaaaataaaaggagaTTGATTCCTTTGTTGCATTTTCTTAAGATAGTATCAGTTAACAGCTAAATATCAGTAGTTCTCCTTTCATGTGAGGAAAAACTGTGACATTTCATTCATGATAAACTTTCCATATCATTCCACAATTGCCAATTTGTTATATAACTTATATGTATTACAAATACAGTTGATCAGGCCCTATATACGTTTCACAATACACttttagaacaaaaatagatACTAAATTGAGAACAAATAAATAGTAGAAACCCAACCAAACACAAAGAACGATTGTCATGCTAGTAACACAATCTGTGTTGCAACCTTAGTTATCACTTTGGATGCAACTCAACTCTGCAAATTATGATCATATTCTATTATCTTTGTGTGATAGGATGACCGCATGTATAAGTACAGTCCATTTCCACAGCACCTGAATTTCAAATGAAAGATTTGAATCTTCGCCGTGGAAGGATTTTAATGCCAGCATAGCAACCGGAATTCTACCAAATTGAAAATGTCTAACAACTTGGGATAAAAACACCAGTTAACCAACAAATTGGCAATTCATACAAATTTTctcatataaaataaagatgcGCATCATTTACAGAAAATTACTAGGGGCATGTGTCAGATATTGCAATTCTAGAAGCCAAATACATACCATTACCTAAATTACATGGTAGAATTAATAATTAGATAATGCCATTCTCACTGGCTTGATACTGGAACAATATCTTCAGTAGCCATTGGCTCCACCTGAGGAGCCTTCTTTGCAAGTGATTTAGGTATGTCAATGAACTCTTGAACACAGCGCTGCTGAGGATGCGACAATAGAATTAACATATGACGGAAAACAACCCTAGCTAACCCTTGTCCACTCTCCAAGATGTAACCCTCGTATTCGGTAACATGTTCAAGAGCTTCCACCAGTGTATCATAAACCTCCTGGGGGCAATTGTCGGGTCCGGGTTTGTCATGAAGGTACATGACATCCAAAGTGAAGAGCTTCTGGTTCACAGGCCACTGATGTTGAGGGCGCACAGTCGATCGGCAATAGAATAAAATCTAGCAAGGAATAGCAAACAGCATATTATGATTCATGACAAAAATGTCATGTTAATGTAACCAAATTTCAAAGACTTTAAACCAAGCACATGATAATAGATTTACACAAAAACAAGAAACATGAAGTGATGTGACAAATCACAGACGACAGCTACCACTCACCACTCTTAAAATGCGACCCTGCATACGGGATTTTTTGGCTTCGTGAGCAGCAAGTCGGAACAAATTAGTAAGGTCTGGTTGACTGCTAGCTGTAGTAGCCGAAAGCGCTCTCATTGCTGCAATTGTTGACTCAACTTCACTGCTAAACTCTTTCCTCAGctgtaataattattaaaatgcagaaaaaattatgtttagtaCATGCTTTGACCACCCTCCCCCATAAAATAAACTGTTTGTAAGATCCAATATCTACAAAAAAGGAAACCCTGAAAAGGCATTTATACTACCCTCTATGCTAATATTCAATGCCTAGACAGCACATCAAATTTTGAAGTCAAAAATAAGAAAGATGACGACAACAACCACCAAAACATTTCATCAGATAAATATGGCTACATGGATCAAACAACAGACACAGTGTTCAACTTTCAATCAATAATCATATCTAGTCTACCCTCCTCATTGGCACTTCACAAAACTACTCCGCACACATTCAATCACCTAAAACAGGATTTTGTCATTTCTCCACGACAATGCCATCCCATCTTTTAGGAAAGCCATCCTCCATTTGTATGAGGCTCTGTTTGTATAAATAGCTTAATTAAACACTTATGGTACAAGCACTTATCATATAAGtcatttctataacaaaagataaaacaaagtaattttttttcttcatataaaCTATAAACTAGTTCCATAAATTATCCTTTGAGAGCTTATCAAAATAAACTGAAACAACTCATAGACATgtcaaaagttattttcataaactatcTCAAAGAATCTCTCACAAGTGCTTCCGTCAATAGATAAGCTCCAACAAGCCAATTCAAGAATCTTTTAGGAAAGGCATCCTTCCTATAGTATGATCAAGACTCTTccaatttgtttgattttcctttttattaaatgtcaCTGAATCACCAAGTagttacatttaaaaaatgacaatctTGGGTACCAAAGGACTATTGATGGGCTTAGCTGATCAACCACTAGGGTTTCAAAAATACAGTATAGTAGCTAGTGCATACTAGAAAAACAATAATGAAAAATCCGAACTTTTTGCTGAAAGAATatgaaattgattaaaattatgaaatggGGTAATTAGGTAAAAGTACCCATGAGACGGAATTGGAGAGAGTAGCGAAAGCGAAGCGATGTTGAGGATTGATGGTGAGTTTTGCATTCACGAAGAGAATGATAGCTTGTTTAATTGCGTCTAAACGAGTGAAGGGTCTTCCGTTGGGAGCAGTGGCAGCTTTCATCTCAACCATTGATTGAGGATCAATGTCGATACATAACAGTATGTCTTCGTTGTTAATTCGTAAGGGTTGAAGACTGTATCTGCTGCTATTTCCTTCACCTTTGTTGCTTCTTTCTCCTTCAATCCCTTCCATCTTCAATGCGAACCACCCTACTGAGATTCAGGTTAGGGGTCGAATTCTGTAAATACCCAAATAGCACAACCCGATTCACATCCACAGTCTCAGATCAGccaaactttctttttttaaaaacctatttacctaaaattttttttttttactaaaattatttatcacatCAAGAATAATTAGATTTTGGCATAtctatttttcacaaaaaatttattataaattattatctaaaccgttttaatttcaattgaaatattaaatataatttttaaagattttttaattatatttataaaattataaaataatcatccacaaaaaataaatttaaaattttatttttaatttttaagttttaattcaatttacaAATGTCGTTATCTTGAATGTCTTGTCGCGAACcgattaaacttaaattttataattctgTGAGTTAATTAAGCTGGAATTTACCGtacattctaaaataaaataaaaattaatttctaaatttacatttttgttgttttatcttgaatttgaatttatggcatttaaaaaaattataattaattaatatgttaaaaaattaagaaattttatacaatattttaaacatactagtaaaatatcattcaagattttaaaaattaaagaataaataaatatattccgttttatgataaattaaaactgtctgcaagataaatattttaaaaaattgtattttgtttattgaaactattatgaaatatatttttttatgtcaagactaataaagaaatattgaaatttcataaaaactaaatacttatttaattttataataaaatataattgaaataatatgtTAAATAATGTTAGATTCGCTAATAATGCTAGATATCAACATAATTGATAtattaacttataatttttttataaaaaaaataaaaagtaaaaaaataaaaataaatttcatcgCTCACCACTTTTTAAAAGACTTTAAAAGTCTTGTCagatttaaaaaaggaaataaattcACACTTTCTGAAACTTAGTTTGATTTATCTTATTTATCTCCTTTAATTGAGATTGATAAAGACTTGATCACTTTTATTCAATGGTAAGGGTGAAAGAAGAATTTTAGAAGCCATAATACTCTATatgaaaactaaaataaaaagaatgatcGTCATATAATATAAATGAGTGAAAACAAACATTTTGCATAGTTGATATATTCGATGAATATAttgaattacaaaaatatttatgattgttTTGTATTAATGATTTTATAGATTAAACTGATTAATAAAATGccatttaatatcaaattaactaataaaataaagaaaattaaatttagtggTATTAGGACCAAATCAAGCATCCGTTAATTGGATCGAAACTAATTAAAATGCttaggtattttttttttaagtttggaTGGAAGTAAAAAAggaaccaaaattaacaaactcattttatttgtttagaTATTGATTTCACGAATCAATCACATAAGATGTGGTTCAAAcgatcatatttttttaaacatatttgTATTGTTGTCTtggtcttaattttttttttttatgtatttgttttgatgttataataacaCATAAAATCATTCTTTTCTTTAGGTTTTCAGAaaaagaattttgatttttaaaagagaataatgaGTGTATAGACAATATAAAACAACTTTACACTATCATTTAATCATAATTCGTCATgatatcatataattaaataaccgtcgttgatttaaaaattatataatataatttgtcTACCTTAACTTAAGCTATTCTTAAAATGCAAACCCGATTTAACTGAACAACTAACATGTTGGCGATTTAGTTTGACTCAGGTTCTTAAGAATGTGTTGCATAGAcccaaaacaaatcaaattgatattttgtattggttcaattttatcaaaaagcAAACTAGATTAACATGCTATACCCACAATTGAATTTATCAATGAAAGGTGCATTCCATaatattgtgattttgatatttaaaaattattgcaaTAACACTTCACAATatttaagtaaacaagacataaATTATCTTATAAAAATGAGCTTCCAAAAAGAGGTATTCCATGAAAGAAACATTGTTACAGATCACAATGTGAGATCCTTTAGGTTTCTCAAGATCAACGTCAAGAATAAAAGAGCATATTTTCTTCaacttattaataaatatacataGACGGTTAATCTAAACTAATACAAAGTAACAAAATAGTTATCAGTGTATAGCAGTAATCGTAATCTATTACAATTTGTTTACCAAACTTTGCCATGTTCATCTTATTATGAGTATCAAAACATAATTCCATCGATTAGTTTCGAAACTTTTACATGAGTGATCAAGTAAATCCATAACGCCCTTTTACACATTGACCCAATTTTGGAATTACAATGAGTAGGACTGTACGAGATGATATGTTTCATCCTATTGCAATTCTAACGTTTTTTTCACGATATGGTTCAGGCTAATTTATACGATGTGTGCGTTagtcaatttctttaaatattcTGTTTCAAGAGCAAATCTGTAACCTCACATTAATTCAATTTCTCCAACAGTGCAACAAACTATAGATAGAAACAACGTAGCTACCAAAATATTCAACTGTATGCCCCAATACAACATACAAAGGAAAATTGAAGAACCATTCAATAGAGACAAGTGcgtaattataaattgaaaagaaatgtgCTAGTCTAACATCCAATTCAATACAAATTGTTAGTTCCTATTCAACCTTTTAGAAAATAATCAAGTACTAAAATATATCAGTGCTTCCATCTAGACATCGCAATGCCATATAGACGTTGCTAACACAACATGGGGAGAACAAAAAAGGAAATCAAAACCACCAGCCTAGGGGACAATAACAACCACCTCAAAAATTTCAACTTTTGGGTGATGCTTTAGCAACACCACTCTGTTGAGCAGCCGGTGCACTTGCTCCATCACTAGCATACACTGGAGCTTGAGCATAACCAGCACCATAAGAACTGTTGCCATATGATGGTGGAGCTTGACCATAGCCAGGCTGGCCACCTTGAGGAGCACTATATGATTGAGAACCATACCCCGGTTGCGCGGGTGCTCTCTGAGTAGCTGACTCTGGTTGAGCATACCCAGAAGGTGCGGCCTGGGTAGGGGGATATGATGACTGACTATATCCTCCAGCTGCACTAGGTGACTGTGACTGACTGTAAACAGGTGGATTTCCGCTGGGCTTTTGAGCAGGAGGGGCACCATAACCAGGTCCATAACCAGACTGTGGTTGAGTTCCATAGGCCGCTTGGGAGGTAGGGGGAATCCCATAACCTGGCTGAGGAGTTCCTTGTTGGTTGGTAGCATAACCTTGCTGGGCAACAGTAGAGGGTTGGGAAGTTTGGGACGAATCTCCTTGCGATCCATAGTTGGAAGTGTGCCCTTCTTGTGTTGGGTAACCTTGTTGCTGCTCATATGTTTGTGGCTGACCATACCCTGATTGTGGTGGTGCACTATATGCACCGTAGCTTTCCTGACCATAACCCTGTCCTGGTTGGCTATAACCTGAAGAAGGTGGCTGACTGTAATTGTATGTAGACCCATCAGCTGGCTGTGCAGGACCACCAGGATTTTGTTGTTGCTGGGGTTGTTGATTGTAATAATCATAACCACCAGCATGAGTAGACTGCTGGTGAGATTGTGCAGTGGACTGGTCCCAATTGGCAGAATATCCCCCAGGTTGCTGGGGAGGATATCCCGCGTACCCCTGAGGCATGTTATACTGGGGTGATGGACCAGAGTATGATCCAGGCTGCACATAGCCATAACCAGATTGTTGCACAGGAGCAGCAGGGGGAGCCCAGCTAGATGGTGGTCGGGATTGGTAACCTTGCTGATTATAACCACCGGAGCTTGCTGAATTTCTGAGACGATTCTGCAGAGAGAAATATAacaaccaaaaattaaaaaggtgAACTCACCCAAGGTTtcacaacataaaaataaacaaagcaATAGATGTACACACAAATACAGGTAGAAGGTGCATAAAataatcaacaacaaaaaaacataagaTGAAGAGTATATGCCTGGCATTAACAGATTCCATAAAAGATCGGAAGGGATACAAATACCTACATACCGCACTGGTTCCTGATAAAACTGAGTAACTCCAGAGGTTGCACGCCTTTTCCCTATTCGAAATGAATGGGTACAAAAAGGAAGCACAAGGCATGGAAGTATATACAGACATACAATCTTTATTGCCTCAAAAGATCAATTAACTTTAGTGTCACAATATGCAGGACCCCAGTCTGATCAATGTTACTATTAAAGATCAGACATAGTTTCAATAAGGTGGTTTTCAGAACAACAGATATTTTACTCACTACAGGAGTATGGGAACctatatatacaaatatacaGACTATAAGAGAACTTCTGTTAAGTCCCAATTACATAGAAACATTCCTCTCATTCTTTCCGCAACCCAATCTAACTAGTCAACCTTAAAGAACTATGAAATAAAAGCAAATAAGATTAATCATGACTACCATCAaggttgaaattgaatttaaaatagggTAAGAGGTCCGTACACATAGCTTTACTTCATAAGTAGTTGAGCAGAAAACACAACGaaaaattttatataagttCTTACAAGCAATCAACAGAAAAGCACAAATGGCATTGTTGAAAACAATTCCAAAAGAAAAATTTTATATCCAGTTAAATTATGACAAGACATTAATGAGACTTACTGCCCttgattataaatataaaaaaaagaacaaaagagCCAACCCACAAAAGCACAAAGCTAAGAGAAATCTTAACCACAATGGCTAAGAGTCTGCGATCTAGTGTCTAATTTCACAACAGACAGAAGCCAGTATTTATGGAGAATTATATGCTACTGCAGCAACCAGTATTTATGGAgaagaatatataataacaaattcAATGTATcctatattaaatataatttatacataACTTGCTAGTGTGACCGGAATGTTAGGGTATATAAAAAGAAGCATTGCGTTACACCTAAACTTACAGCAAAGTCATTTTGGCCCAGAAAATAGTGCATCGAGAACATAATATAAAGTTTCCTAATAACGGATGTGATATCAATGCAGTAAATCATGGATCTTAGTGAATagcagtttgttcaaattctgctatgcAGCAGTGCTATAGCACCACTATTTTGACAGCATTTTGTACTAAAAAGTGTATCACGGAATagtgttttgttcaaattttgccACATTACAGTGCTATTGCGCCACTTTTCAACAACACTTTGTAATACGAATATTAACAAATACAgacataatttaaatatgtgCCAGCTAAAGTTGAACCGATCTCACAATTTACCaaagtgaaaattaatttttaggatGAGAATGGCCTATAATCAAGCAACTGTTGCCAGAAATACAGCTAGCCTAATTGCTATATTTCAAAAGCACAACAAGTGAACAAAGGCCGAAGAGGCAATCAATGGTGCACAGTATCCATCTATCAATCACAGTAAGCAAGACCATAAATCACTAAGTTTAATCAAAATgaatcattttacaaaacatttAGATTTGAACATATAAAGAGGAGAGGAGcagaaaaacaaaacatggTTATCAATACATGATTTTACAGTTGCACCCAAAAGTAACAActcaaatgaaacaaaaataaattacatcaATAACATACCTCACCACTGACGATTTGATTAACCAATTGCTTAGCTGATTCAATTTGCTCAGGTGTCCcatcaatttttaatgttcTTTCTGTTGATGTATCACCTGGGGGAAGATGCAACGGTATCACCTGAAAAATACCCATTACATTATTAATCAAAAGTAGCTATGAACAGGAAATCCAAGTTTTGAGACTTGAGACAGGCAATAAGCTGTTAACAGCATCCAACTTTTAACAAAATCATGATTTAGAAAATATACATCCATCAAGCAATGAAGACAAAAGCACAAGAGAGAACCTGAATCCGTGCTCCAGATGAAGCTTGCATACTCTTTATTGTTTCTCCTCCTTTACCAATTATAAGGCCAACCTAAAGACGCACACAAGAAACGACATCAATCCAAACGAGAATAAACCAAACACTGCAGAATGCACGTGTCTGTGCATATTTTGTTTGCGCACCTTATTATTTGGTATTTGCATCACAAACTCATCACCCCCAGACTGTGCAGCCATCCGTCTAGTACCACCACCGGAACCCCCAGATTCCGCCTAGTACAGAAAAACTCTTATCAGTGATGTTATACTCACAGGTTACATTTACAGCCATTACAACATCATGAGAGCAAATTTATCATGAAACACTTCACGCACAGATACAAAATCAGTTAAAAATGACACTTATCAGTGATGTTTCACTAACAGATTACACTTACAACCATTCCACCATCATTTGAGCAAATTTATCATGGAACACAATACAGTTGCAGAATTTCTTCAAAACAACTCTTGTCAGTAATGTTTCACTAAAAGGATACAATCACAACAATTCCAACATCTTTAGAGCAGATTTATCAGAAAACAGTTCAT from Cicer arietinum cultivar CDC Frontier isolate Library 1 chromosome 5, Cicar.CDCFrontier_v2.0, whole genome shotgun sequence carries:
- the LOC101514695 gene encoding uncharacterized protein gives rise to the protein MEGIEGERSNKGEGNSSRYSLQPLRINNEDILLCIDIDPQSMVEMKAATAPNGRPFTRLDAIKQAIILFVNAKLTINPQHRFAFATLSNSVSWLRKEFSSEVESTIAAMRALSATTASSQPDLTNLFRLAAHEAKKSRMQGRILRVILFYCRSTVRPQHQWPVNQKLFTLDVMYLHDKPGPDNCPQEVYDTLVEALEHVTEYEGYILESGQGLARVVFRHMLILLSHPQQRCVQEFIDIPKSLAKKAPQVEPMATEDIVPVSSQ
- the LOC101514369 gene encoding uncharacterized protein yields the protein MAEEAQYTLKRKYDDQPTATDIELEVANAKLRAQEVAARLLSVTSAPPLSYDAKRNKSDNGAPQSGFDSYDSKPQYSSSPYGSSKKIDIPNGRVGVLIGKSGETIKYLQLQSGAKIQITRDMDADPNSSTRMVELMGTPDAVASAEKLINEVLAEAESGGSGGGTRRMAAQSGGDEFVMQIPNNKVGLIIGKGGETIKSMQASSGARIQVIPLHLPPGDTSTERTLKIDGTPEQIESAKQLVNQIVSGENRLRNSASSGGYNQQGYQSRPPSSWAPPAAPVQQSGYGYVQPGSYSGPSPQYNMPQGYAGYPPQQPGGYSANWDQSTAQSHQQSTHAGGYDYYNQQPQQQQNPGGPAQPADGSTYNYSQPPSSGYSQPGQGYGQESYGAYSAPPQSGYGQPQTYEQQQGYPTQEGHTSNYGSQGDSSQTSQPSTVAQQGYATNQQGTPQPGYGIPPTSQAAYGTQPQSGYGPGYGAPPAQKPSGNPPVYSQSQSPSAAGGYSQSSYPPTQAAPSGYAQPESATQRAPAQPGYGSQSYSAPQGGQPGYGQAPPSYGNSSYGAGYAQAPVYASDGASAPAAQQSGVAKASPKS